The Labilibaculum sp. sequence TCTCAACATGATGAATCTATTTCTAAGTTCAGGTACAAACAAAAATAGACATCTGTTATAAGCCTTCCAAGTAGAATTCAAATAAAATTGGCTGATGGGTTATGTGTAAGTATCTTAAAATTAATACTATGGGAAAATATCTACCACTTAGCCTAAAATGTCCACCTCTCGATACTAAATAATCCCCAATATTATATTCTCGAATTTAATAGTTCTTACTATAAGTAAGAGATAATGCGTGTTAAACCATATAACTCATTCTAAATAATTTCGGTATGAGACGATATTTACACAATGCAGCAAATGAGTTTTAAAAAAAAACTATCACGTTAGGATTACTAACATTGTTTTCAGTGTGAGTAGTGGAACTATTTATTAACCCAATATCTAAATTTTTTTTTGTATAAAATCTAACCTTATGAAGAATCAAACAATGAAAAAAAGTGACTATTTAAAAATTCCAAAAATGGGTTTTAAACGGAGCTCATTTTTGTTATTCGCAATCGTTGCCATGACTTTTGCCACCAGTTGCGACAAAGACGAATCAGTTAATTTACCAGAGACAACCACAGGTGAAGTAACTGATATCACAGGTCAGAATGCTGTTGTGAGCGGCAGTGTAACATCCAACGGAGGATCAAAAATTCTTGCTATGGGAATTTGCTGGACGGCTAAAGATGTTGAGCCAACTGTAGAAGATAATTTTGCAGCAGTAGGTGAATTTACTCCGGATGGTATTTTGCAGGAGGATTGGAATTATTCAGCGACCCTAAATGGATTAGCTGTTAAAACGGCTTATAAAGCCAGAGCTTATGCCGCGAATGAAGCAGGTACTTCTTACGGAGAAACTATTTCTTTTACTTCTAAAGCAGGGAAAACTTTCCATGTATTAACAGCGGATATGATTGATACCTATACGCAAGAAGTTGAGGAAGGACCTAAGGAATCTCTTATTGATGACGATTTTGATACCTATTGGCATTCAGCCTGGTCTGATGAACCTGGTGCAGAAGTTATGCCATTGCCTCATCATATCCAAATTGCATTTGCCGAAGATAAAAACATTGGAGGATTCCAATTCTGGACCAGAAGTACATCCAACAGATCAAACGATCCTGTCAAATTCGATGTGCAAACAAGTACAAATGGAACTGATTATACAACAGTATGGACTTCAGAAACTATAGCAACTCAGCCACGTCCGGCTGATAACACTATTTCACTTGATAAGAATTATTCTTCTAAATATTTTAGGATTAGAGTTCTTGACACACGTACAACAGGATTAACCCACACTACAATGAGTGAGATAAAAGTGTTCGATGATGGTATGCTGCCTTATTAAAAGGGGGTTAATCTAAAATAATCAAGAACAACATGTATAATAGTTTATTTATCTAATTAAGATTCAAGATAATAATTATGAGATATTTGCGACAAATAAAGTTTTTTCAAAAAAACTTTCAGAATAAAACGATGCACCATACTCTCCCAAGTATTCAAAAAGCGATAAGTTTGTTCGTTTTTATGCTGTTTTTTACAGCTATTGCAAGTGCACAATCTGTTGAAATAAAAGGGAAAGTATTAGATAACGATACTCAGGAATCATTACCAGGTGTTAGTATTATAATAAAAGGAACTACCCAAGGTGCTATAACTGATATAAATGGAGATTATACTCTAAAAGTAAGGCAAGCAGATGCGCTTTTAGTTTTTTCATTTATTGGTTATGAATCACAGGAAGTATCGGTTAACGGTCAGGCAACTATTAATGTTAATTTAAAAATTTCATCTAGTGATCTTGATGAGGTTATGGTAATTGCATATGGAACGACAAAAAAATCAAATTTAACAGGTTCTGCTGTAGCATTAGACAGCGAAGACCTTAAAGATGTTTTTGTATCGAATGTAGCATCCATGCTTCAAGGAAAAGTTGCCGGAGTGTACTCCTCTGCAGGAAGTGGACAACCTGGTTCAAGTTCAGAAATCACTATACGAGGTAAAGGTTCATTGTCAGGTACTACATCACCTCTTTGGGTGGTTGATGGTATTATAATGGGTAATTCTGACCCAGGCTTTAGCCCTGCTGATATTGAAAGCATTACTGTATTAAAAGATGCTTCAGCTACTTCGTTGTATGGGTCTTTGGCTGCTAATGGGGTTATTTTATTGCAAACTAAAAGAGCGAATAAAGGCGATTCCAAAATAAATGTTAATGCAACCTACGGATTCACCACATTTAATAACGGGAATTTCTCCTTGATGAATTCTCAGGAATTATATGATTATCAAAAAACATGGAACCCTGATGTAACCGAGGATGTGTTAAACACGGATACGGATTGGATGGACATTGGTACACAAACCGGAAAAGCACAAGAGTATAACGTAAACTATTCTGGTGGAAACGAAAAGATGACTACTTATTTATCCGGTACTTATTATAATGAGACAGGTGCATTAAAAGGATATGAATACGAACGTTATTCAGCGATTGCCAACTTTGACATTAATGCCACTGAACGCCTTAGGATTAAAGTAAATTTATCTGGCGATTATCGTACGACAAAAGACCAGCAACATTCCACATATGCAATGTTTACTTACATGCCGTGGGACGAACCTTATTTGCCTGATGGTTCTGTTTTAGATCCAAGAGTTGATAGTGGTAAAGATTATTTACTCGAAAATAATAAGGTTTGGTATGGAAGAGACGAAAACAATTACCTATACGATTTGCAATACAATTATGGCAAATCACGCAGTAACAATCTTCGTGCAAATATCGGGTTTGATTATAAAATTAACGACTGGTTGACTTTTTCGTCAATGAATAACATAGCTCTTAATTTTGGACAATCTGAATGGTATACTGATCCTCGTTCTATAAGTGGGCAGGCAGACAGAGGAACATTATATGAAAGTTATAGTTTTAGCAAAACCCGTTTCACCAACCAAATGCTTCGAATCAGCAAGAGTTTTGGTCTTCATGCACTGAATGCATTTGTTGCCTGGGAATTTACTGACTACCATTCTGATGATGCTAATGCTACAGGGAAAGGTATTGCCGCAGGCCTTACTGTACTTAATACCACTGCTGAAGCTGTTTCGGTAGGCGGGTACAAGGGGGAAAGCGCTAAACAAAGTATGCTTGTCAATTTGCAATACGCCTATAATGATAAATATCTGGCTACTGCTTCCTTTAGCAGACAAGGTTCAAGCAGCTTTGGTCCAAATAAGCAATATGGTAGTTTCTGGTCAGCTAGTGTAGGCTGGAATGCCCATAGCGAAGATTTCCTAAAAGAGGTAGAATGGTTAAACACTTTAAAATGGTCTGCCAGCATGGGACAAGTAGGAAATGCTCCGGGAGGATTTCAATATCTTGGTTACTTCGCTTTTGTAGATCAATACAATGGAAATAGTGCTGCTACTCCATATCAAAAAGGAAATCCTGACATTAGTTGGGAAAAAGTAACCAGCTACAACACAGCTATCAACACAAGATTATTCAACCGTGTAAGTATTAATTTAGATCTGTACTATAAAAATAGCGATAACCTGCTAACTTATGTTCCACTTCCTGCATTGACTGGTTATAGTGGGATATGGATGAATGTTGGGCGTGTTACCAACAAAGGGTACGAGCTTACTGTTTCTCCTGAAATAATCAAAACTTCCAGATTTAAGTGGGATATGACTTTGAATCTTGCTTACAACAAAAACAGGGTTAAAGAAATATACGAAGATAAAGCCTATACAAGTGGGAATACAAGAATCGAAGCCGGTTATGATATGGATGCACAATACCAACGTATATGGTACGGCGCAAATCCTGCCAACGGTGAACCACTTTGGGAAAAAGTTACTGTGAACGAAGATGGTACTGAAACGGTTACTTTAACTTCAGACTACGCTGATGCTACCCTGCAGTTTACCGGAACTAAAGGCACTCCTACATATACAGGAGGAATTCTCAATAAATTTGCTTTTGATAATTTCACTTTAACTGCAAACATCAGTTTTGTTGATGATATTTATAAATATAACAGTAACAGAGAATTATTTGATAGCGACGGATCATACGCTTCTTTTAATAATATGAATTTGGCTGATGGCTGGAGTCGTTGGGAAAAACCAGGAGATGTTGCTACTCATCCAAAACCATTTAAAGGTGGGGTTAATGCAAATAAAAACTCATCACGATATTTAGAAGATGCAAGTTATATCCGTTTACGCAATGTAACGTTGGCATACAACCTTCCTAAAAACGTATTAAACTTACTTAAGATATCAAGTGCTTCTGTTTATGTAAGTGCGGATAACATGATTACACTGACAAACTGGTCAGGAATGGATCCTGAAACCGGCGCATTATACCCACTGTCTAAAAAAATTATGGCAGGCGTAAAAATAAATTTTTAATAAGTAAAAATTATTAATGTTTAAAAAGATGAAACGTCCATGTATAATGCTTTTACATACAGAGGAGATGATTATCATGGAAAGTTCCATATGGCAAAACATAAAATAAAAAACATATGAAAATGAAAAATATATATTCTTTTATTGCGATTCTATTAGCACTTTCTTTTAGTGCTTGTGAAATCGATAGGGAACCGTTTCAGGATTTATCGGATGATAAAGTATTTGCTGACGAATTAGGTATCGAAGCAGCCGCTTTAGGTACATATGCATTACTAAAAAAGAATGAGTTTATGCGTCCTTACCACTTCCATGGTGAATTTGGTGGTGACAATATTGCATTAAGCGGTTCTACCACCGATGCCTTATTCTATATGTACAATTACCAGCACACACCGACAAATGGCCATTTAAATAGCTTATGGTCTTATTGTTACAAGGGGATTGTGAATGCGAATAAAGTTATTGACAAAGCACAGGCAGGTACGCCTCGTTTGAATCATGTTATTGGTGAAATGTATTATTTACGTGCCTTCTTTTATTTCAATCTGGTAAATATTTGGGGACGACCTTATGTTCAGAATCCAAGTTCAAACTTGGGTGTTCCAATTATTTTAGATGCTGAACCGGATGCAGATAATTTGCCTCCCCGTGCCACGGTTAAGGAGGTTTATGATCTGATTTTAAGTGACTTGTTAAAAGGGGCTGAATTAATGAGTGAATTTAAAAGAAATGATTCAGAATACAATATATATGCATCTGAACAAGCGGCCAACGCTTTATTGTCCAGGGTGTATTTATATATGGAAGATAATGCAAAAGCAGAGGAGTATGCCTCCAAAGTAATTGATTCAAACAACTTCACACTATTGGAAGGTTCTGATTATGAGACTTTTCCAACAATGGTGCCCGAGGAAAATTCGGAAATTATATTTGCATGTAGAGCATTAAAAGATGAAGATGATTATGGTTGGTATGCTTTTGGAGGTATGTATGCAACAATTGATGGTGTAGGCTGGGGTGAAATGTATGCATCTGAACCTTATAGGGATTTGCTTGATCAAAATCCTTCGGATAGAAGACATAAATTCATTGATCCTCAATATGTAGATGGTGATGATTATGAGATCACTTATTCTTACGACAAATCATCTCCGGCGGGTTCAAAAATGTTCAAAATGTATGCTGTTACCAATAATGGGGGCAATTGGGAATATGATTACAACGGGACAAAAACTGTTTCAACCGAACTTGTAAATGGCAACACAGTGTATTTTATCACTGAAGGTGAGAATATCAGTGGAAAAACCTATGTGAAATTA is a genomic window containing:
- a CDS encoding RagB/SusD family nutrient uptake outer membrane protein → MKNIYSFIAILLALSFSACEIDREPFQDLSDDKVFADELGIEAAALGTYALLKKNEFMRPYHFHGEFGGDNIALSGSTTDALFYMYNYQHTPTNGHLNSLWSYCYKGIVNANKVIDKAQAGTPRLNHVIGEMYYLRAFFYFNLVNIWGRPYVQNPSSNLGVPIILDAEPDADNLPPRATVKEVYDLILSDLLKGAELMSEFKRNDSEYNIYASEQAANALLSRVYLYMEDNAKAEEYASKVIDSNNFTLLEGSDYETFPTMVPEENSEIIFACRALKDEDDYGWYAFGGMYATIDGVGWGEMYASEPYRDLLDQNPSDRRHKFIDPQYVDGDDYEITYSYDKSSPAGSKMFKMYAVTNNGGNWEYDYNGTKTVSTELVNGNTVYFITEGENISGKTYVKLTKKMPVRQGYPKYFVIKCSNQEGQPQLFSPVISRLAEMYLNRAEARAKTNNTTGALDDINLIRERANIDAYSAVPAGRTLLEIVLEERRIELAFEAHRRYDIFRNGLTLDRRYPGTHDRGANPLLTVPATSPRVVDFIPEAQILAQPNLVQNP
- a CDS encoding discoidin domain-containing protein; translation: MKNQTMKKSDYLKIPKMGFKRSSFLLFAIVAMTFATSCDKDESVNLPETTTGEVTDITGQNAVVSGSVTSNGGSKILAMGICWTAKDVEPTVEDNFAAVGEFTPDGILQEDWNYSATLNGLAVKTAYKARAYAANEAGTSYGETISFTSKAGKTFHVLTADMIDTYTQEVEEGPKESLIDDDFDTYWHSAWSDEPGAEVMPLPHHIQIAFAEDKNIGGFQFWTRSTSNRSNDPVKFDVQTSTNGTDYTTVWTSETIATQPRPADNTISLDKNYSSKYFRIRVLDTRTTGLTHTTMSEIKVFDDGMLPY
- a CDS encoding SusC/RagA family TonB-linked outer membrane protein codes for the protein MHHTLPSIQKAISLFVFMLFFTAIASAQSVEIKGKVLDNDTQESLPGVSIIIKGTTQGAITDINGDYTLKVRQADALLVFSFIGYESQEVSVNGQATINVNLKISSSDLDEVMVIAYGTTKKSNLTGSAVALDSEDLKDVFVSNVASMLQGKVAGVYSSAGSGQPGSSSEITIRGKGSLSGTTSPLWVVDGIIMGNSDPGFSPADIESITVLKDASATSLYGSLAANGVILLQTKRANKGDSKINVNATYGFTTFNNGNFSLMNSQELYDYQKTWNPDVTEDVLNTDTDWMDIGTQTGKAQEYNVNYSGGNEKMTTYLSGTYYNETGALKGYEYERYSAIANFDINATERLRIKVNLSGDYRTTKDQQHSTYAMFTYMPWDEPYLPDGSVLDPRVDSGKDYLLENNKVWYGRDENNYLYDLQYNYGKSRSNNLRANIGFDYKINDWLTFSSMNNIALNFGQSEWYTDPRSISGQADRGTLYESYSFSKTRFTNQMLRISKSFGLHALNAFVAWEFTDYHSDDANATGKGIAAGLTVLNTTAEAVSVGGYKGESAKQSMLVNLQYAYNDKYLATASFSRQGSSSFGPNKQYGSFWSASVGWNAHSEDFLKEVEWLNTLKWSASMGQVGNAPGGFQYLGYFAFVDQYNGNSAATPYQKGNPDISWEKVTSYNTAINTRLFNRVSINLDLYYKNSDNLLTYVPLPALTGYSGIWMNVGRVTNKGYELTVSPEIIKTSRFKWDMTLNLAYNKNRVKEIYEDKAYTSGNTRIEAGYDMDAQYQRIWYGANPANGEPLWEKVTVNEDGTETVTLTSDYADATLQFTGTKGTPTYTGGILNKFAFDNFTLTANISFVDDIYKYNSNRELFDSDGSYASFNNMNLADGWSRWEKPGDVATHPKPFKGGVNANKNSSRYLEDASYIRLRNVTLAYNLPKNVLNLLKISSASVYVSADNMITLTNWSGMDPETGALYPLSKKIMAGVKINF